A single genomic interval of Nostoc commune NIES-4072 harbors:
- the eno gene encoding phosphopyruvate hydratase, translated as MSKFLDTAIEAIAAREILDSRGRPTIEAEVHLANGVVGLAQVPSGASTGSFEAHELRDGDKSRYGGKGVLKAVKNVKEALAPKLLGLDALNQELLDRTMIAIDGSPNKSSLGANAILGVSLAAAKAGAESLEIPLYRYLGGPLANLLPVPLMNVINGGAHASNNVDFQEFMIVPIGATSFREALRWGAEVFATLSQVLDEKGLLTGVGDEGGFAPNLESNQVALELLVAAIKKAGYKPGEEVALALDVAASEFYKNGQYVYDSKPHAPAEFIDYLGQLVDQYPIVSIEDGLHEEDWQSWQLLTQKLGSRVQLVGDDLFVTNATRLQRGIQEKAANAILIKLNQIGSLTETLETIDLATRNSIRSVISHRSGETEDTTIADLAVATRAGQIKTGSLCRSERVAKYNRLLRIEDELGDRAVYAGAVGLGPK; from the coding sequence ATGAGTAAATTTCTAGATACTGCAATTGAAGCGATCGCAGCCCGTGAAATTCTTGATTCACGCGGTAGACCGACAATTGAAGCCGAAGTGCATTTAGCCAATGGTGTTGTTGGACTAGCGCAGGTTCCCAGTGGTGCATCTACTGGCTCTTTTGAGGCTCATGAACTGCGTGATGGCGATAAAAGCCGTTATGGGGGCAAAGGCGTACTCAAGGCGGTAAAAAACGTTAAAGAAGCACTTGCGCCAAAATTATTAGGCTTGGATGCCCTCAACCAAGAACTGCTAGACCGGACAATGATCGCCATAGATGGTTCTCCTAACAAATCCAGTTTGGGGGCGAATGCGATTTTGGGGGTTTCCTTAGCAGCAGCCAAAGCTGGTGCTGAGTCTCTGGAAATTCCGCTATATCGCTATTTGGGTGGCCCTTTAGCGAATTTGCTCCCAGTACCGTTAATGAACGTGATTAACGGTGGCGCACACGCCTCAAATAACGTGGATTTTCAAGAGTTTATGATTGTCCCAATTGGTGCAACTTCCTTTCGGGAAGCGTTGCGCTGGGGTGCAGAAGTATTTGCTACCCTCAGTCAAGTATTAGATGAAAAGGGTTTGCTCACTGGTGTGGGCGATGAAGGCGGTTTTGCCCCTAACCTAGAATCTAATCAGGTGGCTTTGGAATTACTGGTTGCTGCCATTAAAAAAGCTGGTTACAAGCCAGGGGAAGAAGTAGCTTTGGCGTTGGATGTGGCAGCTAGCGAATTTTACAAGAATGGTCAGTATGTTTACGATAGTAAACCTCATGCCCCGGCTGAGTTTATTGATTATTTAGGACAACTAGTTGACCAATACCCAATTGTGTCAATCGAAGATGGTTTACACGAAGAAGATTGGCAAAGTTGGCAATTGCTCACCCAGAAATTAGGTTCGCGGGTGCAATTAGTAGGAGATGACTTATTTGTGACTAACGCTACTCGCTTGCAAAGAGGCATCCAGGAAAAAGCCGCTAATGCGATTTTGATTAAACTCAATCAAATTGGTTCTCTTACCGAAACCTTAGAAACAATTGATTTGGCAACTCGCAACAGTATCCGTTCAGTAATTAGCCATCGTTCTGGTGAAACCGAAGACACAACGATCGCTGATTTAGCTGTAGCAACCCGCGCCGGTCAAATCAAAACAGGTTCCCTGTGTCGCAGCGAACGCGTAGCAAAATATAATCGCTTGCTGCGAATTGAAGATGAACTAGGCGATCGCGCCGTTTATGCTGGTGCTGTGGGGTTAGGGCCGAAGTAG
- a CDS encoding type II toxin-antitoxin system PemK/MazF family toxin, with protein MNLQRGDVVLCRVPMPSTGLAQFKVRPAVVISANQLNQILDDLMVVPCTSNTNRPLTVTQYLITGDEIASAGIRVESVVRCESIFTLNKS; from the coding sequence ATGAACTTACAGCGCGGTGATGTTGTGTTGTGTCGAGTTCCCATGCCTTCAACCGGATTGGCACAGTTTAAAGTTCGCCCTGCTGTTGTAATTTCGGCAAATCAATTGAATCAAATTCTTGATGATTTGATGGTTGTGCCTTGCACTTCCAACACTAATCGCCCTTTAACTGTGACGCAATACTTAATAACGGGTGATGAAATTGCCAGTGCAGGTATTAGAGTTGAGTCTGTAGTTCGCTGTGAGTCAATTTTTACATTAAATAAATCTTAG
- a CDS encoding DUF488 domain-containing protein, translated as MKIKDIAKTRCILTFGYGNRKDYDAFLEYLQKFDVECVVDVRMVPRAWSRKWYGDKIKIFCELNNIKYISKTALGNTSGKENWIPVNQEEADKALHEIAQVAQTGNVLLLCAEMNPNRCHRKEVADCLGNLVSMPVKHLE; from the coding sequence ATGAAGATTAAAGATATTGCTAAAACAAGATGCATACTTACCTTCGGATATGGCAATCGCAAAGACTACGATGCCTTCTTGGAATACCTACAAAAGTTTGATGTGGAATGTGTTGTTGATGTGAGGATGGTTCCTCGTGCTTGGAGCCGTAAATGGTACGGCGACAAAATTAAAATATTCTGTGAATTAAATAACATTAAGTATATTTCTAAAACCGCTTTAGGCAATACATCTGGTAAAGAAAATTGGATTCCAGTAAATCAAGAAGAAGCAGATAAAGCTCTACATGAAATTGCACAAGTTGCTCAAACAGGTAATGTTTTACTCTTGTGTGCTGAAATGAACCCGAATCGCTGTCATCGGAAAGAAGTTGCTGATTGCTTGGGAAACTTAGTATCAATGCCTGTTAAGCATTTAGAGTAG
- the gloA gene encoding lactoylglutathione lyase — translation MRLLHTMLRVGNLEESLKFYCELLGMKLLRRKDYPGGEFTLAFVGYGDESDNSVIELTYNWGVEKYELGNAYGHIALGVDDIYATCEEIRNQGGKVVREPGPMKHGSTVIAFVEDPDGYKIELIQLKTQDSAVKQESQEQLVSQ, via the coding sequence ATGCGATTACTACATACAATGCTACGGGTGGGCAACCTTGAAGAATCCTTAAAGTTTTACTGTGAACTTCTAGGTATGAAATTACTACGCCGAAAAGATTATCCAGGGGGAGAATTTACCCTAGCTTTTGTTGGCTACGGCGACGAAAGTGACAACTCGGTGATAGAACTAACCTACAACTGGGGGGTAGAAAAGTATGAATTGGGTAATGCTTATGGTCACATTGCCCTTGGGGTTGATGATATTTACGCTACCTGTGAGGAAATTCGCAATCAGGGCGGTAAAGTTGTCCGCGAACCCGGGCCGATGAAACATGGTTCGACAGTAATTGCTTTCGTAGAAGATCCAGATGGGTATAAAATTGAACTGATTCAACTTAAAACTCAAGATTCCGCAGTCAAACAGGAATCACAAGAGCAACTTGTGAGCCAGTAA
- a CDS encoding peptidoglycan recognition protein family protein, with translation MRFKDWATRVLLISLMFMALILVLLIGRATKLQNNPTISRASNPQVAAFSQYPQAQFQSAKEPEKKSQNVIKSPVKINKPVARYVTTQAFAQYRPSYQVASVDPSNYGERYAQDVNGVPLNNQPIIVLHETGYSASSAINFFQVAHTDESVQASYHALIKLDGTVVYLVPPEKRAFGAANSVFETPQGVETVQTNPNLPASVNNFAYHVSLETPPDSYDASSQQTHSGYTEAQYNSLAWLIAQSQVPDDRITTHHLVDRSGKKVDPINFDGNKFLSLLNTYRQVRPIYRVSR, from the coding sequence ATGAGGTTTAAAGACTGGGCGACTAGGGTGCTACTAATCTCGCTGATGTTCATGGCTTTAATTTTAGTGCTGCTAATTGGACGAGCGACAAAATTACAAAATAATCCGACAATATCCCGTGCATCCAATCCACAGGTTGCAGCTTTCAGTCAATATCCCCAGGCGCAATTTCAATCAGCAAAAGAGCCAGAGAAGAAATCTCAAAATGTTATCAAGTCCCCAGTCAAGATTAACAAGCCTGTAGCAAGGTACGTAACCACTCAAGCTTTTGCACAGTACAGACCGAGTTATCAAGTTGCTTCAGTTGATCCAAGTAACTATGGAGAACGGTATGCCCAAGATGTTAACGGCGTTCCTCTCAACAATCAACCAATTATCGTCCTCCATGAAACTGGTTATTCTGCTTCCAGCGCCATTAATTTCTTTCAAGTAGCCCATACTGATGAAAGTGTGCAAGCAAGTTACCACGCTTTAATCAAGTTAGACGGAACGGTGGTTTATCTAGTACCCCCAGAAAAGCGGGCTTTTGGTGCAGCTAACTCAGTATTTGAGACTCCACAGGGAGTGGAAACTGTGCAGACTAATCCGAATTTGCCTGCGTCTGTGAATAATTTTGCTTATCATGTTTCTTTAGAAACACCGCCAGATAGTTATGACGCTAGCAGCCAACAAACCCATAGCGGTTATACGGAGGCTCAATATAATTCTCTTGCTTGGTTAATTGCTCAAAGCCAAGTCCCAGACGATCGCATCACTACGCACCATTTAGTAGACCGCTCTGGTAAAAAAGTTGACCCGATAAATTTTGATGGGAATAAATTTCTCAGCTTACTTAATACTTATCGTCAGGTCAGACCAATATATAGGGTGAGTAGATAA
- the argC gene encoding N-acetyl-gamma-glutamyl-phosphate reductase, with product MGKFRRVPVGIVGASGYGGVQLVRLLMDHPEVELVYLGDESSIGKSFGDLYPHLAHATNLLIEAVEPEIIAPRCEVVFLSLPNGLACQIAPKLLEKGCKVLDLSADYRFSNLTTYTNWYGIERSDRTIAATAVYGLPELYRDRIAEAQLVGCPGSYPTASLLALSPLLKQGLIVPETAIIDAKSGTSSSGRQPQTNLLLAEADNSIAAYNIGRHRHTPEIEQICSDLAGHELMIQFTPHLIPMVRGILATVYATMRDPGLVRDDLITIFSAFYRNSPWVKICGSGVYPQTKWANGSNLCYIGVEVDPRTGRVIVMSAIDNLVKGQAGQAIQCLNLMMGWDETLGLPKLGFYP from the coding sequence ATGGGCAAATTTAGACGCGTACCCGTTGGGATTGTTGGCGCGTCGGGCTATGGCGGAGTACAGTTAGTACGGCTACTGATGGATCATCCAGAAGTCGAACTGGTTTATTTAGGCGATGAAAGCAGTATCGGGAAATCCTTTGGGGATCTCTACCCGCATCTGGCTCATGCAACTAACCTGCTAATAGAAGCAGTAGAACCAGAAATAATTGCTCCTCGCTGTGAAGTAGTTTTCTTGTCTTTACCAAATGGTCTAGCTTGCCAAATCGCGCCCAAACTGTTGGAAAAAGGATGTAAAGTACTAGATTTGAGTGCAGACTATCGGTTTAGTAATTTGACAACTTATACAAATTGGTATGGCATTGAGAGAAGCGATCGCACAATTGCAGCTACAGCAGTTTATGGATTACCAGAACTTTATCGCGATCGCATTGCCGAAGCTCAACTTGTTGGCTGTCCTGGTTCCTATCCCACCGCTAGCCTCCTTGCACTTTCGCCACTTTTAAAGCAAGGTTTAATCGTGCCAGAAACAGCTATTATTGATGCCAAGTCTGGTACATCTAGCAGTGGACGGCAACCTCAAACCAACTTATTACTAGCTGAAGCAGACAACTCTATAGCAGCTTACAATATTGGCCGTCACCGTCATACCCCAGAAATTGAGCAAATTTGCAGTGACTTAGCTGGTCACGAACTGATGATCCAATTTACACCCCACCTTATCCCAATGGTGCGCGGTATTTTGGCAACGGTATATGCCACAATGCGCGATCCCGGTTTAGTGCGAGATGATTTAATTACAATTTTCTCAGCCTTCTACCGCAACTCTCCTTGGGTGAAAATCTGCGGTAGCGGCGTTTATCCCCAAACTAAATGGGCTAACGGCAGCAATCTTTGTTATATCGGTGTAGAAGTTGACCCGCGCACAGGTCGCGTTATTGTCATGTCAGCAATTGACAATCTAGTTAAAGGACAGGCGGGCCAAGCGATTCAGTGTTTAAACCTAATGATGGGCTGGGATGAAACTTTGGGGTTGCCCAAGTTGGGGTTTTATCCTTGA
- a CDS encoding DUF4126 domain-containing protein — protein MDLNYLFNLNTFIELLLGISLSAAAGFRVFVPLLALSVASVFGHLDLPTNFDWVETPQAVIVFAVACLLEIIGYYIPWLDHLLDIVATPAAFIAGTIVTASVAPDMNPLVQWTLALVAGGGTAGLTQGLTNILRISSTGVSGGLTNPVVSTIELLIAIGLSVLALALPVVAGVIVIGFLIIAIQRIWNFFLNKPSSQINETVSPSRELG, from the coding sequence ATGGATTTAAATTATTTGTTTAATCTCAATACATTTATTGAATTATTACTGGGGATTAGTTTGAGTGCGGCGGCTGGCTTCCGAGTATTTGTACCACTGCTAGCGTTGAGTGTGGCTTCAGTTTTTGGACATTTAGATTTACCGACTAACTTTGATTGGGTGGAAACACCTCAAGCTGTAATTGTATTTGCCGTCGCTTGTTTGCTAGAAATTATCGGTTATTACATTCCTTGGTTGGATCATCTGCTGGATATTGTAGCCACTCCTGCGGCATTTATCGCCGGGACAATCGTCACAGCATCTGTTGCTCCAGATATGAATCCACTAGTGCAATGGACGTTAGCTTTAGTTGCAGGTGGTGGAACCGCAGGATTAACTCAGGGATTAACCAATATATTGCGGATAAGTTCTACTGGCGTTTCTGGTGGATTAACCAATCCAGTTGTGTCAACTATTGAATTGCTCATCGCAATCGGACTGTCTGTACTAGCGCTAGCTTTACCAGTGGTAGCAGGAGTGATTGTGATTGGTTTTCTAATAATTGCTATTCAAAGAATTTGGAATTTCTTTTTGAATAAACCATCTTCTCAAATTAACGAAACCGTTTCTCCATCAAGAGAATTGGGATAA
- the ribBA gene encoding bifunctional 3,4-dihydroxy-2-butanone-4-phosphate synthase/GTP cyclohydrolase II, with translation MSQPNTNQAFKFDSIDAALADLKAGRVIVVVDDENRENEGDLICAAQFATPDMINFMAVEARGLICLAMTGDRLDELDLPLMVSNITDTNQTAFTVSIDAGPELGVTTGISAEDRARTIQVTLNPATKPTDLRRPGHIFPIRAKAGGVLKRAGHTEAAVDLARLAGLYPAGVICEIQNSDGSMARLQQLVEYAKRHNLKIISIADLISYRLQHDRLVYREVVTKLPSEFGQFEIYAYRHTLDNTEHVAIVKGDPANFKDEPVMVRMHSECLTGDALGSLRCDCRMQLNAALKMIESAGQGVVVYLRQEGRGIGLINKLKAYSLQDMGLDTVEANERLGFPADLRDYGMGAQMLMDLGIKKIRLITNNPRKIAGVKGYGMEVVDRVPLLIEANDYNSYYLATKAKKLGHMLLQTYLVTVAIHWQDDPEAVTERYERLEKLRHLAKSNDLLLQEEARPLAIAIFDEPSLTVHLGFDQPKVASTDWYQQSGHPYIQAIFQILDKLAILPYIQKLEFLISSGCDPLSNLQVQLDRQTFSDGTLPSSISDRLETQQIYSFSK, from the coding sequence GTGTCACAGCCTAATACTAACCAAGCTTTTAAATTTGATTCGATTGATGCCGCCTTAGCAGACCTAAAAGCTGGTCGCGTCATTGTAGTGGTAGATGATGAAAATAGAGAAAATGAAGGCGACTTAATTTGTGCCGCCCAATTTGCCACACCCGACATGATTAATTTCATGGCGGTGGAAGCTAGAGGGCTGATTTGTTTGGCAATGACAGGCGATCGCTTAGACGAGCTAGACTTACCCTTGATGGTAAGCAACATTACAGATACTAACCAAACTGCCTTCACTGTTAGCATTGATGCCGGCCCAGAATTGGGTGTAACCACAGGCATCTCAGCAGAAGACCGTGCCCGCACTATCCAGGTTACTCTCAACCCAGCGACAAAACCCACCGATTTACGTCGTCCTGGTCATATTTTCCCGATTCGGGCTAAAGCTGGAGGCGTACTCAAACGCGCAGGACATACGGAAGCGGCTGTGGACTTAGCCCGACTAGCAGGATTATACCCAGCAGGAGTAATTTGTGAAATTCAAAACTCCGATGGTTCAATGGCGCGGTTGCAGCAATTAGTCGAATATGCGAAACGTCACAATTTAAAAATCATTAGTATTGCGGATTTAATCAGTTATCGCCTACAGCACGATCGCTTAGTGTATCGTGAGGTTGTTACCAAACTACCTAGTGAATTCGGTCAGTTTGAAATTTACGCCTACCGCCATACCCTGGATAACACAGAACACGTTGCAATTGTCAAAGGCGATCCAGCTAACTTCAAGGATGAGCCAGTAATGGTGCGGATGCACTCAGAATGCTTAACTGGTGACGCTTTGGGTTCTTTGCGCTGTGATTGCCGGATGCAGTTAAATGCTGCACTGAAAATGATTGAGTCTGCGGGTCAAGGTGTAGTTGTATACCTGCGTCAAGAAGGACGGGGAATCGGCTTGATTAACAAGCTGAAAGCCTACTCATTGCAGGATATGGGACTGGATACAGTAGAAGCAAATGAGCGTTTAGGATTTCCGGCTGACTTGCGAGATTACGGCATGGGGGCGCAAATGCTCATGGATTTGGGCATTAAAAAAATACGTTTAATTACAAATAATCCCCGTAAAATTGCTGGAGTTAAGGGCTATGGGATGGAAGTAGTCGATCGCGTTCCATTGTTAATTGAAGCCAATGACTACAATTCCTATTACCTAGCGACAAAGGCGAAAAAGTTGGGTCACATGCTGTTACAGACTTATCTGGTAACAGTAGCAATTCATTGGCAAGATGACCCGGAAGCTGTGACAGAACGTTATGAACGCCTAGAAAAACTGCGACACTTAGCGAAAAGTAATGATTTATTGTTGCAGGAAGAAGCGCGTCCCTTAGCGATCGCTATATTTGACGAGCCATCTTTGACAGTACACTTGGGTTTTGATCAGCCAAAAGTTGCTAGCACTGATTGGTATCAACAAAGTGGTCATCCTTATATACAGGCTATCTTCCAAATTCTGGACAAACTAGCAATCTTGCCTTACATTCAAAAACTAGAATTTTTGATATCTTCTGGTTGCGATCCCTTGAGTAATTTACAAGTCCAACTAGATAGACAGACATTCTCGGATGGTACACTGCCTTCATCGATTAGCGATCGCCTGGAGACGCAGCAAATTTATAGCTTTAGCAAATAG
- a CDS encoding leucine-rich repeat domain-containing protein has product MTNKELLQIIERDAREKATVLSLHNKKLSRLPPEISQLSNLTKLFLSNNPQLSSPPPEIVEQGTQAILTYLRARLEAKG; this is encoded by the coding sequence GTGACAAACAAAGAACTGTTGCAAATTATTGAACGAGATGCCAGGGAAAAAGCAACGGTGCTATCCCTCCATAACAAGAAACTCAGCAGGCTACCGCCAGAAATCAGCCAACTCTCCAACTTGACTAAGCTATTCCTCTCTAATAATCCACAATTAAGCTCGCCGCCGCCTGAAATTGTTGAACAGGGAACGCAGGCAATTTTGACCTATCTTCGAGCCAGGTTAGAAGCTAAAGGGTAA